One part of the Bacteroidota bacterium genome encodes these proteins:
- a CDS encoding helix-turn-helix transcriptional regulator: MKEQEIELLYQLLGERIRQLRIAKGYSSQETFAYDAEIPRAQYGKYEKGSNLTILSLYRILKFHKISFETFFADDFQKLDKLMKK; the protein is encoded by the coding sequence GTGAAAGAACAAGAAATAGAATTGTTATATCAATTACTAGGAGAACGTATCAGACAATTGCGTATTGCAAAAGGGTATAGCAGTCAGGAAACCTTTGCATACGATGCTGAAATTCCCAGAGCACAGTATGGTAAATACGAAAAAGGCTCTAACTTAACTATTTTATCTTTGTACAGAATTTTAAAATTTCACAAAATATCATTTGAAACATTTTTCGCAGATGATTTTCAAAAGTTAGATAAGTTGATGAAAAAGTAA
- a CDS encoding DinB family protein has translation MNIAKPDLSLFHPYIAQYVNLVKSDDLYTELYKESMDTIDLLTSLDEETLLYKYEPTKWTIKEVFQHIIDCERIFQYRILAIARQPEVALLGFDENIYAENSMADKRKIMDLVREFSMVRGATIELLKSLPTTSWDKMGSANNRPASPRSISYMLLGHEIHHRNVIEKRYLI, from the coding sequence ATGAATATAGCAAAACCCGATTTATCATTATTCCACCCATACATTGCCCAATACGTTAACCTAGTAAAATCAGACGATTTATATACCGAATTATATAAAGAAAGCATGGATACTATTGATTTATTAACCAGCTTAGACGAAGAAACCCTGCTTTATAAATACGAACCTACCAAATGGACAATTAAAGAAGTATTTCAACATATTATAGATTGTGAGCGTATTTTCCAGTACCGTATTTTGGCTATTGCCCGCCAACCGGAAGTAGCTTTATTGGGTTTTGATGAAAATATTTATGCAGAAAACAGCATGGCCGATAAAAGAAAAATAATGGATTTGGTACGTGAATTTTCTATGGTGAGAGGAGCCACCATTGAGCTATTAAAATCATTACCAACCACATCTTGGGATAAAATGGGTTCAGCCAATAACAGGCCGGCCAGTCCTCGAAGCATTTCCTATATGTTATTAGGCCACGAAATACACCATAGAAACGTAATTGAAAAACGATACTTAATCTAA